GTCAtactttttgtttccataaaaatcgatgattagaatattgaaacattgaaacaataaaattattttttgaagaattttttccccCTACCACCATGTGTTGTAGCCTAGAGGATGAAGGACACGAGTTAAAGATAGCAAtggttcagaatcgagaaaataacaatccaacctaacacgattTCAGAATAGGACACGAGTTAAAGATAGCAATGGTTCAAAacacataaaaaaacaaagtttattttcaattgtcgTGAAGACAATTGTAAGAAATCGAATTTATTGATATCAAACTCGGTGATGATGTTCACGTGCTCGTGTCAATTGATTGTCGACTCGGAACATTCGGTCTAAATGGGAGAGGGTGGAAATAGGTAGGAGCATGCGCAGCCAGTTGACTGCTACacaatattaatattttttttaattatctTTATTGAAAGGCGGCAATGGCCaccaaaaatcaaaagttAATATAATTCACACGAATAAAAACATACACGAGATATGACAAAAATCACAGGCTTAGTATGATTAGAAAAACCCAGCCTTAAATATGTTCTGAGCCAGGAAATGGCTGACTCAAGGACACAACGTGACGAGCGTTCATAGATAACGctacagaatgaaaaaactgtTGTTTAATTCAAGTTAgtattatcaacaaatcaaaaaatacaaaaactTTTGCCTTCTTTTGTGCCGGCGTTTCTTTTTCCAACTGATTGGAAAAAGACGTTGTTCAAAGCGACCAATGCTGCATTCGCGTTTAAAGAATTGACTACTTCGATTTTGATCATACGCGAAACAAGACAAGTGACCAATAAACCATAAAACTTTTTCCCGTTTCTGTATCGTAAGGGACTAAAGAAATCATTACTGACAGCTTCGAATGGACGAGTAAATGGTTCAAATGGAAATATGGATTCATCTGACCAAAGAATGTTGTCGaatagattttgattttcttccTTCCAACCTagcataataatcaaatttaacTCAATTCAACCAATTCAATGCAATCTAACCTAGTGTAGCAGTCAACTGGCTGCGCACGCTCCTGCCTATTGCCACCTCTTCCTATTTCGACCGAGAATGTCGGTGAGAGAAACGAGCATGTTTCCAACCGAAAAATTCCGAGTCAGCATACaattgaacacacacacacgaacacacacagtgaTTTCGTTtccaataaaattcaaaattcgattcaaaaCTTGTCGACATCACGACACTAGCATAATTTCAGAAAATTCCATTCGGCGATCACAATCTTCCGGAAACAATTGCTGAACAAAATGTGGCTTCCATGGCCGATAATTTAGTTCACGGACTTACTTGGTTGgatgttgattgaaaaaatcccGAACTATTTTAACGTTGCTTTccgatgatgacaatgatgtaCGGCCACTGTTTTCCGTTCCGAATCTACAACCACTCCTGTTCGTATCGTATTTAACGCTTCTTATGGCCGAGAAGCTTCGCTCAATAGTGTGCTCTGGAAAGGTTCCGTTATTGGTTTGGATGTTTTTCCTCATTTAATTAGAATAAGATTATTCAAATATCTTTGCACCGCTGATCTGAGAAAAGCTTTTTTACAAATTTCGATTCATCCCGAACATCGTAAATATCTTCGTTTGTTGTGGAAAGAGAAGGATAATCAGATCAAGAAATACGAGATGACAGTTCTTCCTTTTGGTGTCATCTCTTCGCCAGCAATTCTTCCTCAAGTTGTGGATAAAATGGTTCAGACTATTGGTAATAATTCTTCTCGAAAAATGCTCACTGGTGTCACTTATATGGATGACCTGCTCATTGGTTCCAACGATATTGATGACGCGTCAATGTATTGTTGATGCTGAACGAACATTTAATTCTTCTGGTTTCGAGATCCACAAAATCTATTCTAATGCGTCGATTTCTGATGAAGCGTCTCCTGATAGTTCTGGACTATTGGGCCTGTCTTAGCTAAGCGTATTCTATTATCGATAATTGGCCGTATTTTCGATCCTTTAGGATTGATTGATCCCCTGAAGCTCCAATTACGTTTAGTTGTATTTTAATGCAGTAATAATAAACGGGCGAGATTAAAGCAATTCAAAACTGAACTGAGAAAGGCGTAAACGCCAATTGTTTAAGTAGCAGTAGAAATCAAATCTAATTATCGAACACCAATCtactgtttgtttttgtttttttttttaaattttaataaaacCCCTATACCTTTAATAATAGGGGTCATACAATGAAATTTATacgttgaaaataaattttattgtatCAGCTtgttaaattgatttttgattaatcattgtatttttcattttgcatttttattaatcaattcatccaattcatcaaattaattaatttaaatttcaatattattattaataaataatttgaaacatAAT
This is a stretch of genomic DNA from Dermatophagoides farinae isolate YC_2012a chromosome 6, ASM2471394v1, whole genome shotgun sequence. It encodes these proteins:
- the LOC142597590 gene encoding LOW QUALITY PROTEIN: uncharacterized protein LOC142597590 (The sequence of the model RefSeq protein was modified relative to this genomic sequence to represent the inferred CDS: inserted 2 bases in 1 codon), which encodes TATVFRSESTTTPVRIVFNASYGREASLNSVLWKGSVIGLDVFPHLIRIRLFKYLCTADLRKAFLQISIHPEHRKYLRLLWKEKDNQIKKYEMTVLPFGVISSPAILPQVVDKMVQTIGNNSSRKMLTGVTYMDDLLIGSNDIDDXRQCIVDAERTFNSSGFEIHKIYSNASISDEASPDSSGLLGLSYDSSHEWNDSISEWSNLQRIKIDRFISDTSTLHCSKIEPVVINFLWQFLIVIGLIVWLRLYFCRHQR